The following nucleotide sequence is from Juglans microcarpa x Juglans regia isolate MS1-56 chromosome 6D, Jm3101_v1.0, whole genome shotgun sequence.
gatagtgagatgagatgattttagataattttagatgaaaattgaaagttaaataaaatattattagaatatttttttaatattattattattttgagatttgaaaaagttaaattgtttattatattttatgtgaaaatttataaaaattataataatcagatgagatgagatgagataaaataattttcaaattaataatttagttgaGTTATGAAATATAATCCCTTCAGGACACGGCATGATCTGATTTGAAATAACTAAAATGAGAAGTAGTTAATTAAGAGACCATTTCAGCCACACGTCTTAAAGTGAAAAGTACGTTCTGAAGGAGTCCCTTCAAGACCCAccgaattattttatttaacagcCTTACACCAATAATTTTCTCCTGATCAGCAGGAATCAAGCGGTATAggtaaaatttttcaaatccaaaatgaCACAGAATGGAAAGTACTTCTCTGCACACCCATTAATGACGTATAGCCCAAATTCAAAGGTCGCAGCTTATATATTgaatctaattaatttttttttctgttgtttgCTGGCATGCATGTAGAAAAATATACATTATACAGTACTGCTCGGTTCGCAATGTAATTGCAGCTAATTATAACCAACCACAAAGGAAAGTATGTAGTATTCTCCGACAACGACctgtaaaacaaatgaaaaataaaatcacgcAGAATATTTACTTGTCTTTCTACATGttcttattttatgaaatgaattttttatgtttattttaatagattttgataaatatgctattaaagttgtaattagttgacaataaaaaaatatatatgtttagaatatttaaatttcataattaggttaattataagaaaattaaacatGTTTTATGAATTGAGATTTCACGACTGGttttaacatataatttgtAGAAAGTTTAAATACtttactaaattataatttttaaaatatatatatatatgtatgtatatatgttattagtatttcaataattatatgagattagTATTCATTGATCATTGAGATTAGTAAACTTTTCAACTAATTTATTAAAACGTGCGATACAGGTTAACGCCATTCCATTTGTCGTTTACAGCACTAATCTTTCTATAAATACCTGAACCCGCAATCTGTTTATCTCATACTGGAACTGAAACTAGCACTAGAGTTAAGTGCCATTTAGCAACCCCATCTCCAATACTACGTACGCTGCCAATTAACTTCTAAAATGTCTCTTCAAATTTCAGCACTAGCTGCTCCAAAAGCTAAGAATCATATCATGCCAGAAATTAACCGTCGCTCAGCTAATTTTCAACCCAGCATTTGGGGTGACCATTTCCTCTCATATGCTTCTGAATTCCTGGTAATTAAAGATTGATATGTATCGTGTTACATTACTACATCATCATGTGTTTGAACTCTCGTTAATCAAACACTACTTTTGCATTTCTCAGTGTAACTAACGCTAGCTTCTATGCCCATACTTTTCAAGGGATAATATTTTAACCTTGAAAGTATGATATTATAATTCCATGGACGAGTCACAGTGCATATATACTTTTTGCTCCTACAGGAAACAGATGtgaaaatgaggcaacaaattCAGGAATTGAAGGAAAATGTGAGGACGATGCTCACGGCTACGGTTGAGAAGCCTTCACAAAAACTGAACTTGGTTGATGCAATTCAGCGCTTAGGCGTGTCTTACCATTTCGATAATGAGATTCAAGCAATTCTGCAACAACTGCAGAAGACTCATGAAAGTGATGAACTTGAATATAATGATGACCTTCACACTGTTGCCCTGCTGTTTCGACTACTTAGACAAGACGGCTATTATGTCTCGTGCGGTAAAAAATACTAGCTTACTTCAATTCCTTTTTATAGGTTTGCAGAATTCTTTTTCAAGGGAAACATAATCAACTAATTAAAGGTTTTCAAAGTAAAAGACAACCCGTTTCACGGTTATAGGATTAAAAAGTGCCTACCCGTACTATTTTAACACATATCATAAGTATTAATCTCCTTCCATGGGGTGACTCATTTGAGGTCATTGGAATATTGTGAGGCAGATATGTTCAACAAGTTCAAGGACAGCAAAGAGAATTTTAAGGGATCGCTTTGCAATGATGTGAAAGGAATTTTAAGCTTGTATGAAGCCACACATCTCAGGGTAAAAGGTGAAGATATATTGGATGAGGCTCTTGTCTTCACTACCACACATCTTGAGTCTGTAGCATCCCAATTAAGCGGGCCTCTAGCAGCACAAGTAACCCATGCCTTGAAACAGCCTATCCGGAAAGGACTACAAAGGCTAGAGGCAAGGCATTACTTTTCTGTATACCAAGAAGACGCTTCACATGATAAAGTTCTTCTTAAGTTTGCAAAGTTGGATTTCAACCTATTGCAAAAAGTGCACCAGAAAGAACTTTCTGACATTGCCAGGTTAGTTATTAAGCTCCATCTCAGAGTACTTGCAAGTACTGTGAGTGAGCTAGCAGCTTGTACATGATGATATGATAATTGTAGTTAATTGAtgtaatgattattttaaattatgttttacaGCTGGTGGAAAGACTTGGACTTTCCAAGGAAGCTACCCTTTATCAGAGACAGGGTGGTTGAGTGCTATTTTTGGATACTGGGAGTGTACTTTGAGCCCCAATATTGCTTTGCTAGGAGGATGCTAACCAAAGTGATCTCCATGACCTCTGTTATTGATGATATCTATGATGTGTATGGTTCAATTGAAGAACTTGACCTCTTTACTGAAGCAATCGAGAGGTTGAGATCAAAGACACATCCTGATCatatttgcatttatttttgatttttttctgaTTAACTGGAAAAACTACCGATTTTACAGGTGGGATATGAGTGCTGCAGATAAACTCCCGGAGTACATGAAGATGAGTTACCAGGCACTCCTAGACGTTTACACTGAAATGGAGCAAAAcctaggaaaagaaaaatcgtATCGTGTTCACTATGCAATAGAAGCAGTAAGCATCATAGTTTTTATATTCAAAgaaattaagcaaaaaaaaaaaaaaaacatatatatatatatataacgggaaatattttgtttaactatattatatgtttaaaaaCATTAGTATTTATTCTGACTGTGAATTGCtatctacgtacgtacgttgtcTCAGATGAAGAATCAAGTTAGAGCATACCACCATGAAGCCAAATGGTTCCACCAGAAATACATACCAACAATGGACGAATATATGCCCCTTGCTCTTGTTACCTCTGCCTACGCAATGTTAGCAACCACATCCTTAGTCGGAATGGGAGAAATTGTCACAAAGGATTCCTTCGAATGGTTGTTCAGTGACCCTAAAATGGTCACAGCCTCAGCAGTGGTTTGCCGACTCATGGATGACATCGTGTCACACAaggtttaattatttctcttcattttgttctttataataataatttataaaatcgtcctattaattaattatactaaCATATATAAACGATTCTTCAACAATAATGCTTGCAGTTTGAGCAAAAGAGAGGGCACGTTGCTTCGGCTGTTGAATGCTACATGACACAGTACGGTGTTATAGAGGAAGAAGCAGTCCGTGAATTGAGGAAACAAGTGACAGATGCGTGGAAGGATATAAACAAAGAGTGCCTCTACCCAACCGAAGTCCCCATGCCAATTCTCATGCGAGTTCTCAACCTTGCACGTGTCATTGATGTCGTGTACAAGGATGAAGATGGCTACACACATGCTGGAATTGTGCTCAAAGATTTTGTAGCGTCTTTAATGGTGGATCCTTTGCCCTTATAAGCTGCATGCAGGACGACCTCTGCAATATCGGTGGTTGTCGATCACATTAAGGAATGGTTGATATGATTACGTTTACGTGTTaataaagaaatagaaaacGTCCCTGGCTGtagaataaattaataagtttagcAGATTGCTCGACACGTGCATGATCTAAATGTACAAGCTGGCGGCCGGGAGACCATAGAAAATACGAAAAATTTCTTCGCCTctttcttcttatatatatatatattatgatgacATGACAATTTTAGTAGCTGTTCAAACTCAAGTTGAATAAAGTGATCGATTCGAGTtgcaaatatattattatggctttactatttatcatttcaaacactatacactatatatatatatttttttaaattgattttaattttcttcttaaactaattaaattttaatacttatcatccatacaccacacatttggtaaggaaaaaattaaaaattaaaactttatgTATAGTATGAAGATGAAGAGTAAACTTTTTCCATTATTAttagtttctaatttttaataggTAGCAATAACCTGTATAAAAATTGATCGTTCTCTTGAAAAATTTATGACACGGCTCAATTCGGGCTTAGGCTTGGGGCAGGGAAAGACTAATTGGCCTTTAGTCTTGCCCTCGCAATGAAAATTCTTGTATTCGAGACTGGGCCTATGAAATAGAGTAACCCCAAACTAACTTCCAGGCTTGGATGACTAGGCATCTAGTTACCCTAGCTtaattagagcattggcaatgtcATTgctaagtttaaaatttaattagaatgtTGTATTTTAGTTATAACATGAATTTGTAACTAGATtagtccacattggactagataTCTTAAAGtctaaacaataataaaatattacatattttaataatatatattttttaatattt
It contains:
- the LOC121234972 gene encoding (-)-germacrene D synthase-like; amino-acid sequence: MSLQISALAAPKAKNHIMPEINRRSANFQPSIWGDHFLSYASEFLETDVKMRQQIQELKENVRTMLTATVEKPSQKLNLVDAIQRLGVSYHFDNEIQAILQQLQKTHESDELEYNDDLHTVALLFRLLRQDGYYVSCDMFNKFKDSKENFKGSLCNDVKGILSLYEATHLRVKGEDILDEALVFTTTHLESVASQLSGPLAAQVTHALKQPIRKGLQRLEARHYFSVYQEDASHDKVLLKFAKLDFNLLQKVHQKELSDIASWWKDLDFPRKLPFIRDRVVECYFWILGVYFEPQYCFARRMLTKVISMTSVIDDIYDVYGSIEELDLFTEAIERWDMSAADKLPEYMKMSYQALLDVYTEMEQNLGKEKSYRVHYAIEAMKNQVRAYHHEAKWFHQKYIPTMDEYMPLALVTSAYAMLATTSLVGMGEIVTKDSFEWLFSDPKMVTASAVVCRLMDDIVSHKFEQKRGHVASAVECYMTQYGVIEEEAVRELRKQVTDAWKDINKECLYPTEVPMPILMRVLNLARVIDVVYKDEDGYTHAGIVLKDFVASLMVDPLPL